In the Streptomyces fradiae ATCC 10745 = DSM 40063 genome, one interval contains:
- a CDS encoding MbtH family protein, whose product MSNPFEDENATYLVLVNDEGQHSLWPSFAEVPAGWETVLAEVPRAEAVEYVNTHWTDMRPKSLVEAMGA is encoded by the coding sequence ATGAGCAACCCCTTCGAGGACGAGAACGCCACCTACCTGGTCCTGGTCAACGACGAGGGCCAGCACTCCCTGTGGCCGTCCTTCGCCGAGGTGCCGGCCGGGTGGGAGACCGTCCTCGCCGAGGTCCCGCGCGCCGAGGCCGTCGAGTACGTCAACACCCACTGGACCGACATGCGGCCCAAGAGCCTCGTCGAGGCGATGGGCGCCTGA